From the genome of Globicephala melas chromosome 14, mGloMel1.2, whole genome shotgun sequence, one region includes:
- the HEBP2 gene encoding heme-binding protein 2, giving the protein MAEVLEPDPGAAEGSEALAETPGWEAPEDASPQPGSYEIRHYGPAKWVSTSVESMDWDSAMQTGFTRLNGYIQGKNEKEMKIKMTAPVTSYVEPGSGPFSESTITISLYIPSEQQSDPPRPSESDVFIEDRAEMTVFVRSFDGFSSAQRNQEQLLTLASILREEGKVFDEKVYYTAAYNSPFELLDRKNEVWLIQKKEPSEEKE; this is encoded by the exons ATGGCTGAGGTGCTGGAGCCCGATCCCGGGGCAGCCGAGGGCTCGGAGGCTCTCGCAGAGACGCCGGGCTGGGAAGCCCCGGAGGACGCGAGTCCCCAG CCTGGAAGTTATGAGATCCGACACTACGGACCTGCGAAGTGGGTCAGCACTTCGGTTGAGTCTATGGACTGGGATTCGGCCATGCAGACTGGCTTCACAAGGCTGAACGGCTACATTCAAGGCAAAAACGAGAAAG agatgaaaataaagatgACCGCTCCAGTGACAAGCTACGTGGAGCCCGGTTCAGGTCCTTTTAGCGAGTCTACCATTACCATTTCCCTGTATATCCCCTCTGAACAGCAATCTGATCCCCCCAGGCCTTCAGAGTCAGATGTCTTCATTGAAGACAGAGCTGAAATGACGGTGTTCGTACG GTCTTTCGATGGATTCTCTAGTGCCCAAAGGAATCAAGAACAACTCTTGACATTAGCAAGCATtttgagggaagaaggaaaagttttcGATGAAAAGGTTTACTACACCGCAGCCTACAACAGTCCTTTCGAATTGCTTGATAGAAAAAATGAGGTGTGGTTGATTCAGAAAAAAGAACCCTCCGAAGAAAAGGAATGA